From the genome of Streptacidiphilus sp. PB12-B1b:
CTGCCCCCGCTCTACCCCGGTGACGACTACGTGGACTGGGCCGGAGTGGACGCCTACGGCTTCGGTGAGAAGACCGCCAGTGAGGTGCTCGACCCCACCATCGCCGTCATCGAGCGGATTACCCAGAAGCCGATCCTGATCGCCGAGACGGCGTCGCAGCCGGGATCGGAACAACCCGGTTGGACGGCCGACCTGTTCAGCTGGCTCGGCTATCACGAGCGGACGATCGGATTCGTCTGGTTCAATCACAGCGTCGCCGAGGGCGGCATGCACGACTACCGCTTCACCGTCGACCCGCAGACCCAGGCCGCCTTCCGGACCGGGCTGTCCTCGCTCCGGCTCGCGCACTGGCCGGTGGCCGACCCGCCGCCGAACGCCGGCTGAGCGGACCGAACGCCCGCCCTAGTGGCGGGACTTGATCAGCAGCAGCACCCGCACGCCGGCGACCCGGTGCGAACCGCCGTCGTGGTACGAGGACTTCAACAGGTCCGCCTCGCGCTTGGGCATCTTGGCGTACGGGTCGGACGGGTCGCCGCTCGCCACCAGCCAGATGCGGGCCGCCCCCGGGCGCAGGCGGCGGGCTGCAGGCAGTCGGTGGCCATGAACTCGCCCAGCGCCTGCGGGGTCTGCTTCAGGAACACGTCCCGGGGCGGCCGCGCGACGTCGCGGAACTCGTACGACATGGACAGCTGCCGGTAGCCGCTGCTGCCCGAGTAGGCGATGCCGTCCCCGGGACGATCATGGCTGATAATCCACTGTGCCGCCGCGTGCCAGTCGGGGTCGCCCGGGAGCGGATCGGCGCGCACCGCCTGGAGGTCCGGGATGCAGACCAGCGTCAGCAGCACCGCCGCGCCGAGGGCCGCCAGCCAGTCGCGGGAGACCGGCGCCGCCCAGGCGACGGCCCGCTCCGGCAGCAGCCGGACGCCCGAGCACAGCCCGTTGGCGGCCAGCAGCACCCAGGCCGGGCAGGTGTACAGCACGTAGCGCATCAGGAAGAGGTTGACCACGCCCTGGACCGCGAACAGGAACAGCGGCGGCAGCAGCGCCCAGCACAGCAGGAAGCCGGTCCAGCGCCTGGAGGCGAGCAGCAGCCCGAGCAGCGCCGCGCCGATCACCGCGTCGGCGGCGGTCTGCGAGTGGAACAGCTGCTGCGGGAAGGAGGCGAGCGCGGGCCAGCCGGTGGGTATCCAGGCGACCTGCCCGGTCTGCCCCGCACCCAGGACCAGCACCGGCAGCAGC
Proteins encoded in this window:
- a CDS encoding glycosyltransferase family 39 protein — encoded protein: MSRQAQAPPAARPGQHRPRAARRAPAVPVAVAPTLLMLVLGLSGIGHRQPWDDERATWWAATLGWGDLARLIQHVDIVLAPYYALMHLWIDLTGTSGGAMRVPSALAMAAAAGVLAVLGTRLFDAGVGTAAGLLFAVLPISTRYAQEARPYAFAVLAALTSTLLLLRALDRPAGERWAAYALTIPWMGLVQLVTLGVLAAHLALLLSRSGTGARLGRGRMGVWTTAVAFGLLPLLPVLVLGAGQTGQVAWIPTGWPALASFPQQLFHSQTAADAVIGAALLGLLLASRRWTGFLLCWALLPPLFLFAVQGVVNLFLMRYVLYTCPAWVLLAANGLCSGVRLLPERAVAWAAPVSRDWLAALGAAVLLTLVCIPDLQAVRADPLPGDPDWHAAAQWIISHDRPGDGIAYSGSSGYRQLSMSYEFRDVARPPRDVFLKQTPQALGEFMATDCLQPAACARGRPASGWWRAATRPTRTPRCPSARRTC